A window of Saccharomyces eubayanus strain FM1318 chromosome XII, whole genome shotgun sequence contains these coding sequences:
- the LIP2 gene encoding lipoyl(octanoyl) transferase LIP2, translated as MSRYIQRSAYRTFNAYKWRCFSTQSFAFKEMTHPIKPSAQILRHLQFTQRIPFQEGLEIQEKLVRANLDIKDIQSKIERKLIQLDEEHKGTATINDSEKKILDNIMAMKPNPIILTFEFEPTYTGGKRIKKTMTPDQIASYESFIPETQKNNPKPRFVQVERGGQVTFHGPGQIVIYIILDLKTFHNFPAKCLVSCIEQATIKTLMDTKMSNDSGKSLNLDAVTTKETGVWVENGKKKIASIGVHVRRSITSHGVAINVNTDLSYMNNFEMCGLKSTSTTSVKEQQPDAHVDVQSIAISFVKEMTKLLGIKTLERMQIDDINTLKNNQ; from the coding sequence ATGTCGAGATACATTCAGCGATCGGCGTACAGAACTTTTAATGCCTATAAGTGGCGGTGCTTTAGCACGCAATCCTTTGCCTTTAAGGAAATGACACATCCTATAAAACCATCTGCACAAATCCTCAGACATCTACAATTCACACAAAGAATACCCTTTCAAGAAGGTCTGGAAATACAGGAGAAGCTCGTCAGAGCAAACTTAGATATCAAGGACATCCAATCCAAGATYGAGAGGAAACTTATTCAATTGGATGAAGAGCACAAAGGCACAGCAACGATAAACGAcagcgaaaaaaagatactGGACAATATTATGGCAATGAAACCCAACCCAATAATATTAACATTTGAGTTTGAACCAACGTATACTGGTGGGAAAAGAATCAAGAAAACTATGACACCAGATCAAATAGCTAGCTATGAAAGTTTTATTCCAGAAACGCAAAAGAATAATCCGAAACCAAGATTCGTTCAGGTTGAAAGAGGTGGACAGGTAACATTCCATGGGCCAGGCCAAATTGTTATTTACATTATTTTGGATTTAAAGACATTCCACAATTTCCCTGCGAAATGCTTGGTTTCATGTATCGAACAGGCGACTATCAAAACATTAATGGATACAAAAATGAGCAATGATTCTGGTAAATCCTTGAACTTAGATGCTGTAACGACTAAGGAAACTGGGGTTTGGGTtgaaaatggcaaaaagaagattgcCAGCATTGGAGTACACGTCAGACGTTCTATAACATCGCATGGAGTAGCAATAAACGTCAATACTGATCTATCGTACATGAACAATTTCGAAATGTGTGGTTTGAAGAGCACCTCAACGACTTCAGTCAAGGAGCAACAACCCGATGCCCATGTCGATGTACAAAGTATAGCAATTAGTTTCGTTAAAGAAATGACAAAACTGCTGGGGATAAAGACCTTGGAAAGAATGCAAATTGATGACATCAATACACTAAAAAACAACCAGTGA
- the VPS34 gene encoding phosphatidylinositol 3-kinase VPS34 gives MSLNNITFCVSQDLDIPLKVKIKSLEGQKPLLKPSQKLLNPELSLVASNVFPHSDLVVSLQVFDKERNRNLTLPVYSPYIPFKNSRTWDYWLTLPIRIKQLTFSSHLRIVLWEYDGSKQVSFFQLETSIFNPVDCALKRGFESLKFCYDIIDHCEVVTDNKDQENLNKYFQGEFARLPWLDEITINKLRKQREKRTWPQGIFILNLEFPMLELPVVFTEREIMNTQINIPTLKNNPGLSTDLREPNRNDSQTKISLGNKYHSTLKFYDPDQPNNDPIEEKYRRLERTSKNANLDKQVKPDIKKRDYLNKIINYPPGTRLTAHEKGSIWKYRYYLMNNKKALTKLLQSTNLREESERVEILELMDSWAEIDIDDALELLGSTFKNLSVRSYAVNRLKKASDKELELYLLQLVEAVCFENLSTFSDKSNSEFTIVDAVSSQKLLGDSMSLSTSHANQKLLKSVSSGSEISGTESLPIVISPLAEFLIRRALVNPRLGNFFYWYLKSESEDKPYLDQILNSFWSRLDKKSRNILNDQIRLINILRECCEVIKKLKDTTAKKMELLVHLLETKVRPLVKVRPISLPLDPDVLICDVSPETSKVFKSSLSPLKITFKTTLNQPYHLMFKVGDDLRQDQLVVQIISLMNELLKNENVDLKLTPYKILATXPQEGAIEFIPNDTLASILSKHHGILPYLRLHYPDKNTELGVQDWVLDNFVKSCAGYCVITYILGVGDRHLDNLLVTPDGHFFHADFGYILGQDPKPFPPLMKLPPQIIEAFGGAESSNYDKFRSYCFVAYSILRRNAGLILNLFELMKTSNIPDIRIDPNGAILRVRERFNLNMSEEDATVHFQNLINDSVNALLPIVIDHLHNLAQYWRA, from the coding sequence ATGTCCCTAAATAACATAACATTTTGTGTGTCACAGGACCTCGATATTCCCttgaaagtgaaaattAAATCATTGGAAGGTCAGAAACCTCTTTTGAAGCCATCCCAGAAACTTCTGAACCCTGAACTTTCATTGGTAGCGTCCAATGTGTTTCCTCATAGCGATCTAGTTGTATCATTACAGGTGTTCGATAAGgaaagaaatagaaatttGACGCTTCCAGTATACTCACCGTATATTccttttaaaaattctaGGACTTGGGATTATTGGTTAACTTTGCCCATACGCATAAAGCAATTAACGTTTAGTAGTCACTTGCGTATAGTTTTGTGGGAATATGACGGGTCTAAGCAAGTCTCATTCTTTCAATTGGAGACAAGCATTTTCAATCCGGTGGATTGTGCGCTAAAGAGAGGGTTTGAATCATTAAAGTTTTGCTATGATATCATTGACCACTGTGAAGTAGTTACTGATAacaaagatcaagaaaatttaaataaatatttcCAGGGTGAATTTGCAAGACTTCCGTGGCTTGATGAAATCACAATAAATAAGCTGAGAAAACAACGTGAAAAAAGGACCTGGCCTCAGGGTATTTTTATACTAAATCTAGAGTTCCCCATGTTGGAACTTCCTGTTGTGTTCACTGAGAGAGAAATCATGAATACCCAAATAAATATCCCgactttgaagaacaatCCTGGGCTGAGCACCGACTTACGAGAACCAAATAGGAACGATTCTCAaaccaaaatttctttggGAAATAAATATCACTCTACTCTGAAATTTTACGACCCTGACCAACCTAACAATGATCcaatagaagaaaagtacAGGAGACTAGAAAGGACGTCCAAAAATGCAAATTTGGATAAACAAGTGAAACCCGACATTAAGAAAAGAGACTACTTGAATAAGATCATCAACTATCCTCCAGGCACGAGGTTAACCGCGCATGAGAAGGGTTCCATATGGAAGTATAGATATTACCTCatgaacaataaaaaagcGCTCACAAAATTATTACAAAGTACAAATCTGAGAGAAGAATCGGAAAGAGTAGAAATCTTGGAGTTGATGGATTCATGGGCCGAGATTGATATAGATGATGCTTTGGAACTGTTAGGCTCaacattcaaaaatctttcGGTTAGATCATACGCTGTAAATAGGCTTAAAAAAGCATCTGACAAGGAATTAGAACTGTATCTATTGCAATTGGTAGAAGCTGTCTGTTTCGAAAACCTTTCTACTTTTTCCGACAAATCTAATAGTGAATTTACCATTGTAGACGCAGTTTCTTCGCAAAAGCTGTTGGGTGATTCCATGTCACTTTCAACATCACATGCTAATCAAAAATTACTGAAGTCCGTTTCAAGCGGTTCTGAAATCTCCGGAACCGAATCACTACCCATTGTGATTTCGCCTTTAGCCGAGTTTTTAATTAGGAGAGCATTGGTGAACCCTAGATTGGggaactttttttattggtaTTTGAAATCTGAATCAGAAGACAAGCCTTATTTAGATCAGATTCTAAATTCCTTTTGGAGTAGATTAGATAAAAAATCTCGGAATATACTAAATGATCAAATCAGATTAATCAACATACTTCGAGAATGTTGTGAAGTCATTAAAAAGCTAAAGGATACCACAGCCAAGAAGATGGAGTTGTTAGTACATTTACTAGAGACAAAAGTTAGGCCACTAGTCAAAGTACGGccaatttctttaccaCTAGATCCAGACGTGTTAATATGCGACGTCTCTCCTGAAACATCGAAGGTATTTAAAAGTTCTTTGTCGCCATTGAAAATAACATTTAAAACGACATTGAATCAACCATACCATTTGATGTTCAAAGTTGGCGATGACTTAAGGCAAGATCAGCTGGTAGTACAAATCATTAGCTTAATGAATGAGTTACTAAAGAACGAAAATGTGGACTTGAAATTAACGCCATACAAGATCCTAGCTACGGRGCCACAAGAAGGTGCTATTGAATTCATTCCTAACGATACATTAGCTAGTATACTAAGCAAACATCATGGCATTCTTCCTTATCTAAGGCTTCACTATCCCGATAAGAATACTGAACTGGGCGTACAGGATTGGGTACTAGACAACTTTGTCAAATCCTGTGCTGGTTATTGTGTTATCACATACATTTTAGGTGTGGGAGATAGACATTTAGACAATTTACTAGTCACCCCAGATGGGCATTTCTTTCACGCAGACTTTGGTTACATTCTAGGCCAGGACCCTAAACCCTTTCCACCTTTAATGAAACTTCCACCTCAAATTATAGAAGCATTTGGAGGTGCGGAATCATCAAACTACGATAAATTTCGTAGCTACTGCTTTGTGGCATACTCAATTTTAAGAAGAAATGCGGGATTAATTTTAAACCTATTTGAATTAATGAAAACGTCGAACATACCAGATATCAGAATAGACCCCAATGGTGCCATCTTACGTGTAAGAGAAAGATTCAATTTGAATATGTCCGAAGAAGATGCCACGGTGCATTTCCAAAATCTAATCAATGACAGTGTAAATGCTTTACTACCTATCGTGATCGATCACTTACATAACCTTGCTCAATACTGGCGGGCTTAA
- the CSC1 gene encoding Csc1p, translated as MSSHIKNLMSAGSYFDTLPNEAHDFRKPTAMVVTTQLTIATLLGLFALLSFSILLKKWPRLYASRRYKDEGNLRLPSWNQSSLFGWLAVLYRIGDEQILEYAGLDAYVFLSFFKMCIKLVSIFCFFSLCVISPVRYHFTGKIDDGNDDDDKSFIRLVKRVMEGSGDDDGHSAPERTNVYLWMYVIFTYFFTFIAIKMMVAETKHVVNTRQAYLGKQNTITDRTIRLSGIPIELRDSDALKTRIEQLKIGTVSSITICREWGPLNRLFHCRKKILRNLEQKYAECPSELRTRQPSSENYRLTGTQQNNVPSHXGTTPSNDHNEDDGVLYSQISLGERPKMKTGYRGMFGKEVDAIEYLEQQLKFIDLEITEARKEHYSATPTAFVTMDSVANAQMAAQAVLDPRVHYFITRLAPAPHDIKWDHVCLSRKDRLTKVYSTTVFIGLSSLFLVIPVSYLATLLNLKTLSKFWPSVGKLLKEHQWAANIVTGLVPTYIFTLLNFVIPYFYEYLTSYQGLVSYSEEEISLVSKNFFYIFVNLFLVFTLAGTASNYWAYLSDTTKIAYQLATSVKEFSLFYVDLIILQGIGMFPFKLLLVGSLIGFPLVKIQAKTPRQRNELYNPPIFNFGLQLPQPILILIITLIYSVMSTKILASGLAYFIIGFYVYKYQLIFATDHLPHSTGKVWPLIYRRIIVGLLLFQLTMVGTLTGFEGGWVLSSCLFPLPVITLCFLYDFEKNYLPLSQYIALSSIREYERDNSLVSSISGEESYAYPYAVSELEGPMLD; from the coding sequence ATGTCATCTCATATTAAAAATCTCATGTCGGCAGGGTCGTATTTCGATACACTACCAAATGAGGCCCATGATTTTAGGAAACCCACCGCTATGGTAGTAACGACGCAACTAACGATTGCTACCTTGTTGGGCCTTTTTGCCTTACTTTCATTCTCTATTCTGTTGAAGAAGTGGCCAAGATTGTATGCAAGCAGAAGGTATAAAGATGAGGGAAATCTTCGATTACCATCCTGGAATCAGTCAAGTTTATTTGGTTGGCTGGCCGTCTTATATAGAATAGGGGACGaacaaattttggaatatGCAGGTTTAGATGCGTATGTGTTCTTaagctttttcaaaatgtgcATTAAGCtagtttccattttctgtttcttttccttatGCGTTATATCTCCAGTGAGGTATCATTTTACaggaaaaattgatgatggtaacgatgatgatgataaatcTTTCATACGTCTAGTGAAAAGAGTTATGGAGGGAAGCGGCGATGATGATGGCCACTCAGCTCCTGAACGTACGAATGTGTACCTCTGGATGTATGTTATTTTcacatattttttcacctttatAGCAATTAAAATGATGGTCGCCGAAACAAAGCATGTTGTGAATACTAGGCAAGCATACCTTGGCAAACAAAATACCATTACTGATAGAACAATTAGACTGTCAGGTATTCCAATAGAGCTTCGTGATTCGGATGCTCTAAAGACAAGAATTGAACAGCTGAAAATTGGTACTGTGTCATCAATCACTATTTGTCGAGAATGGGGTCCCTTGAATAGGCTATTCCATTGTCGGAAAAAAATCCTCAGAAACTTAGAACAGAAGTACGCAGAATGTCCAAGCGAGCTACGTACTCGACAACCATCCTCAGAGAATTATCGTTTAACAGGAACACAGCAAAATAACGTGCCTTCACATRAAGGAACAACCCCATCAAACGATCACAATGAGGACGATGGTGTACTATACTctcaaatttctttggGAGAAAGAccgaaaatgaaaactgGATATCGTGGTATGTTCGGAAAGGAGGTGGATGCTATAGAATATTTAGAGCAGCAACTAAAGTTTATTGACCTAGAAATTACAGAGGCAAGAAAGGAACACTACTCTGCAACACCTACCGCATTTGTGACAATGGACTCTGTAGCTAACGCCCAGATGGCGGCACAAGCTGTGTTAGACCCTAGGGTACATTATTTTATAACCAGGTTGGCACCTGCACCTCATGATATTAAGTGGGACCACGTTTGCCTTTCTAGAAAGGATCGTTTAACAAAAGTTTATTCCACTACTGTATTCATAGGACTTTCaagtttatttttggttattCCAGTGTCATACCTAGCCACTTTactgaatttgaaaacccTTTCAAAATTCTGGCCAAGTGTGGGAAAGTTGTTGAAAGAACATCAATGGGCCGCCAACATCGTGACCGGTTTAGTACCAActtatatttttactttgcTCAACTTCGTCATTCCTTACTTTTATGAATATTTGACTTCATACCAAGGTTTAGTATCATATAGCGAAGAGGAGATTTCACttgtttccaaaaattttttttatatttttgttaATCTTTTCTTAGTGTTCACGTTAGCAGGTACCGCATCTAATTATTGGGCGTATCTCAGTGATACTACAAAAATCGCCTATCAACTTGCTACATCGGTCAAAGAGTTCTCATTGTTTTATGTTGATTTAATCATATTACAAGGTATTGGTATGTTCCCCTTTAAGTTGCTTTTGGTTGGTAGTTTAATTGGCTTCCCATTAGTGAAAATCCAAGCTAAAACTCCTAGACAACGGAACGAACTCTACAATCCACccatttttaattttggaTTACAGTTACCACAGCCGATTTTAATTCTGATTATAACACTAATTTATAGTGTTATGAGTACAAAAATTCTGGCATCGGGGTTGGCGTATTTTATCATTGGATTCTATGTTTATAAATATCAATTGATCTTTGCGACAGATCATTTGCCTCATTCGACAGGGAAAGTATGGCCTTTAATTTATAGAAGAATTATCGTTGGATTGCTATTGTTCCAGTTGACCATGGTAGGTACACTGACAGGGTTTGAAGGAGGATGGGTTTTGTCATCCTGCCTCTTCCCCCTACCAGTGATAACATTATGTTTCCtatatgattttgaaaagaactaCTTGCCTCTATCGCAATATATTGCATTAAGTTCGATTCGAGAGTACGAAAGAGATAATTCTCTGGTTAGCTCCATCAGCGGCGAAGAATCTTATGCTTACCCTTACGCTGTGAGTGAACTAGAGGGTCCGATGCTAGACTAA
- the ARV1 gene encoding sterol homeostasis protein ARV1, translating into MICITCMQPVDSLYTVYSNDHIQLTDCPFCQEIVDKYVEIDNVLLFIDLLLLKPGAYRHLVFNSLELHLAKYPKGKTLKNCQSLYDRMQVLMFNFKNWFCKFDRLNRLWLLLLSFEIYLTWVTEESKYIYYMNRNNNDGKLIMLSKNLPETFKWDSTIMRNTITSKVFTWSPSLQYLYFASYCILDVSLFHTLTRRFILKKLHWGQNFVYSKDIISYTILLSYGAKIFPILMLIWPYDTLISMSIIKWVANFYIIESLKIVTKLSYWSIIKVFITVSFVRYCLVKPVLILFVAKFNFSIIKNLICQEFMLLLQKSGTYLLL; encoded by the coding sequence ATGATATGCATAACGTGTATGCAGCCTGTAGATTCCCTCTATACGGTGTACTCAAATGACCACATACAGTTGACAGACTGTCCATTCTGCCAAGAGATAGTGGATAAATATGTGGAGATTGACAATGTCCTGTTATTCATTGATCTTTTATTGTTGAAACCAGGTGCATATAGGCATTTGGTATTCAACTCTTTGGAATTGCATCTAGCAAAATATCCAAAGGGAAAAACGTTAAAAAATTGCCAATCTTTGTATGATCGTATGCAAGTTCTAATGTTTAATTTCAAGAACTGGTTTTGTAAATTTGATAGATTGAACCGCCTCTGGCTTTTGCTATTATCATTTGAGATTTATTTAACGTGGGTCACCGAGGAGAGTAAATACATTTACTATATGAACCGTAACAATAATGACGGTAAACTTATTATGCTTTCAAAGAACTTACCAGAAACTTTCAAATGGGACTCGACCATAATGCGTAACACCATCACAAGTAAAGTGTTTACCTGGAGCCCATCATTACAGTACCTTTACTTCGCAAGTTATTGTATCCTTGATGTTTCATTATTTCACACACTTACTCGGCGCTTCATACTAAAAAAGCTGCACTGGGGCCAGAACTTTGTTTATTCGAAGGACATCATATCCTATACGATCCTGTTATCATATGGGGCCAAAATTTTCCCCATTTTAATGTTAATTTGGCCTTATGATACCCTCATTTCAATGAGCATTATAAAGTGGGTGGCCAACTTTTACATCATCGAATCACTAAAAATTGTTACTAAACTCTCCTACTGGAGCATCATAAAAGTCTTTATAACTGTTTCGTTCGTACGGTACTGTTTAGTTAAGCCAGTACTTATATTATTTGTGGCCAAATTCAACTTTTCcattataaaaaatttaatatGCCAAGAGTTTATGTTACTACTACAGAAATCAGGAACTTATTTACTTTTATGA
- the GPN3 gene encoding putative signal sequence-binding GTPase GPN3, protein MSRVGTMVLGPAGAGKSTFCNSIISHMQTIGRRAHIVNLDPAAEATKYEFTIDIRDLISIDDVMEEMDLGPNGALIYCFEYLLKNLDWLDEEIGDFNDEYLIFDCPGQIELYTHIPVLPNIVRHLTQQLNFNLCATYLLEAPFVIDSSKFFSGALSAMSAMILLELPHINVLSKLDLIKGDINKRKLKRFLNPDAMLMMETDGMNQESNPKFLRLNQCIANLVDDFGMVQFLPLESNNPDSIATILSYIDDITQWAEGQEQKEPDDQIDVEE, encoded by the coding sequence ATGTCGCGCGTTGGTACTATGGTGTTAGGGCCTGCAGGTGCAGGCAAAAGTACATTCTGCAATTCTATCATATCGCACATGCAAACCATAGGACGAAGAGCTCATATTGTGAACTTGGATCCTGCTGCAGAGGCCACCAAGTACGAATTTACTATTGATATTAGAGATTTAATTTCTATAGATGATGTCATGGAAGAGATGGATTTGGGCCCCAATGGTGCGTTAATATATTGCTTCGAAtaccttttgaaaaatctggATTGGCTTGATGAAGAGATCGGGGATTTCAATGATGAATATTTGATCTTTGACTGTCCCGGTCAGATTGAACTTTACACACATATCCCTGTTTTACCCAACATAGTACGTCATTTAACCCAACAATTGAATTTCAACCTTTGCGCCACATATCTTTTAGAAGCGCCATTTGTGATAGACAGTTCGAAATTCTTTAGTGGTGCACTGTCCGCCATGTCGGCGATGATATTACTAGAACTGCCCCACATCAATGTGTTGAGTAAATTAGATTTGATAAAGGGTGATattaataaaagaaaactgaaaagatTTCTGAATCCCGATGCAATGCTAATGATGGAAACCGATGGAATGAATCAAGAATCCAATCCTAAATTTTTACGTTTGAACCAGTGCATAGCTAATCTTGTTGACGATTTTGGTATGGTTCAATTTCTACCCTTAGAGTCCAATAATCCTGACAGTATAGCTACCATATTATCGTATATTGACGATATTACACAATGGGCAGAAggacaagaacaaaaggaGCCCGATGACCAAATAGATGTCGAAGAATAG
- the MAP1 gene encoding methionine aminopeptidase MAP1: MTTATTTETASEQASHPATIYCAGLQCGKETSSQMKCPICLKQGIVSVFCDTECYENNYKAHKALHNGKDDSKSAYDPFPKFKYSGKLKASYPLTPKRYVPEDIPKPDWAANGLPLIEQRNDRLNNIPVYKKEQLKKIRKACILGREVLDAAAAEVRPGITTDELDEIVHNETIKRGAYPSPLNYYNFPKSLCTSVNEVICHGVPDKTVLKEGDIVNLDVSLYYQGYHADLNETYYVGDNISKEALNTTETSRECLKLAIKMCKPGTTFQELGDYIEKHATENKCSVVRTYCGHGVGEFFHCSPNIPHYAKNRTPGVMKPGMVFTIEPMINEGTWKDMTWPDDWTSTTQDGKLSAQFEHTLLVTEHGVEILTARNKKSPGGPRQRIK, translated from the coding sequence ATGACCACCGCAACCACGACTGAAACTGCCTCTGAGCAAGCCTCTCACCCTGCCACGATATATTGTGCCGGTTTGCAATGTGGTAAGGAGACCTCCTCCCAGATGAAATGTCCTATTTGTTTGAAACAAGGTATTGTTTCCGTTTTTTGTGACACGGAGTGTTATGAAAACAACTATAAGGCTCACAAGGCCTTGCACAATGGTAAGGACGATTCGAAGAGCGCTTACGATCCTTTCCCCAAATTCAAGTATTCTGGTAAATTAAAGGCCTCCTATCCTTTGACTCCAAAGAGATATGTCCCTGAAGATATCCCTAAACCGGATTGGGCTGCCAATGGATTACCGCTCATTGAACAAAGGAATGACAGATTGAATAATATCCCTGTTTATAAAAAGGAgcaactaaaaaaaatcagaaaagCATGTATTCTCGGTAGAGAGGTCCTTGACGCCGCAGCTGCTGAAGTCAGACCAGGTATCACCACTGATGAATTAGACGAAATTGTCCACAACGAAACCATCAAGAGAGGTGCTTACCCATCTCCATTGAACTACTACAATTTCCCTAAATCTCTTTGTACCTCTGTTAATGAAGTTATCTGCCACGGTGTGCCCGACAAAACTGTATTGAAAGAAGGTGACATTGTTAACTTGGACGTTTCTCTATACTATCAAGGTTATCATGCCGACTTGAACGAAACCTATTATGTTGGCGATAACATTTCTAAAGAAGCTTTAAATACCACTGAAACATCAAGAGAATGTTTGAAATTAGCCATCAAAATGTGTAAGCCAGGCACCACTTTCCAAGAATTGGGTGACTACATTGAGAAACATGCCACTGAAAACAAATGTTCTGTAGTGAGAACTTACTGTGGGCATGGTGTTGGTGAGTTTTTCCATTGTTCCCCAAATATTCCACATTACGCTAAGAACAGAACACCCGGTGTTATGAAACCTGGTATGGTTTTCACGATCGAACCAATGATTAACGAAGGTACCTGGAAGGACATGACCTGGCCTGATGACTGGACTTCTACCACTCAAGATGGTAAATTGAGTGCACAATTCGAACATACTCTGTTAGTCACCGAACATGGTGTTGAAATCCTAACTGccagaaacaagaaatctCCAGGTGGTCCAAGACAAAGAATTAAATAG
- the CDD1 gene encoding cytidine deaminase yields MKIGDVEDRLLEELKEAALKARELSYSPYSHFRVGCSILTNNDVIFTGANVENASYSNCICAERVAMVQVLMSGYRTGWKCMVICGDSEDKCVSPCGVCRQFINEFVTKDFPIVMLNSTGACCVTKTIGELLPMAFGPSHLA; encoded by the coding sequence ATGAAAATCGGCGACGTAGAGGACAGACTACTTGAAGAGCTAAAAGAAGCAGCACTCAAGGCGCGTGAACTCTCTTACAGCCCCTACTCCCACTTCCGTGTCGGTTGCTCCATATTGACGAACAACGATGTCATTTTCACTGGTGCCAATGTCGAGAATGCAAGCTACAGCAATTGCATATGCGCAGAACGGGTTGCCATGGTACAAGTTCTGATGTCAGGATACCGCACAGGCTGGAAATGCATGGTGATATGCGGCGACTCTGAAGACAAGTGTGTGTCGCCCTGCGGTGTGTGTAGACAGTTTATTAACGAGTTTGTAACCAAAGATTTCCCCATTGTCATGCTCAACTCCACCGGCGCCTGTTGTGTAACCAAGACTATTGGAGAATTGCTGCCCATGGCCTTTGGTCCCTCCCATTTGGCCTAG
- the ERF2 gene encoding palmitoyltransferase ERF2 codes for MPLVSRRSTQSESTSITKEDHAGGASRTVLFFRWLVTLEGDQDINEGKGYISIPNISNYIFFFGGRLRTVKGCKPLWLWVLSLIVCPMVLFSIFETHKLWYTKNGYKVLVIFFYYFWIVTFISFIRTATSDPGVLPRNIHLGQLQNNYQIPQEYYNLITLPTHSSVHGDITIKYCPSCRIWRPPRSSHCSTCNICVMVHDHHCIWVNNCIGKRNYRFFLIFLSSAVFSLIFLLVNCAIHIARESGGPRNYPVAILLICYVGLTVWYPAILFTYHVFMAGTQQTTREFLKSIGSKKNPVFHRVIKEKNIFDNGSFLKNLGHLMLEPRGPSFVSARERHEAGDWRFMNLSPVHSFEKI; via the coding sequence ATGCCGTTAGTCTCTAGAAGGTCTACTCAGTCGGAAAGCACTTCAATCACGAAGGAGGACCATGCAGGCGGAGCTTCCCGGACAGTATTGTTCTTTCGATGGCTAGTTACCTTAGAGGGCGATCAAGATATAAATGAAGGGAAAGGCTACATATCAATTCCGAACATTTCGAACtatatcttcttctttggtggTAGGTTAAGAACAGTAAAGGGTTGTAAGCCTTTGTGGCTGTGGGTTCTCTCCCTTATTGTATGTCCTATGGTTCTGTTCTCCATCTTTGAGACACATAAATTGTGGTACACCAAAAACGGGTATAAAGTGCTggtcattttcttttattatttttggatAGTCACTTTTATATCCTTTATAAGAACTGCTACTAGTGACCCTGGCGTGCTCCCGAGAAACATTCATTTGGGACAGTTGCAAAACAACTACCAGATTCCGCAAGAGTATTACAACCTGATAACACTACCTACACACTCGTCGGTTCATGGTGATATAACAATCAAGTATTGCCCATCGTGCCGGATATGGAGACCTCCGAGGTCTTCTCATTGCTCGACATGTAACATTTGCGTTATGGTTCACGATCATCATTGTATTTGGGTCAATAATTGTATAGGCAAAAGGAACtaccgtttctttttgatatttctgTCAAGTGCCGTGTTTTCGTTaatcttcttgttggtTAATTGCGCCATTCATATTGCACGAGAATCTGGTGGGCCTCGGAATTATCCTGTGGCGATACTATTAATTTGTTATGTAGGGCTAACCGTGTGGTATCCAGCAATACTGTTCACCTATCATGTATTTATGGCAGGTACTCAGCAAACCACAAGggaatttttgaaaagtattggatcaaagaaaaatcctGTATTTCATCGTGTgattaaagaaaagaatatttttgataacGGCTCCTTTTTAAAGAATCTAGGCCACTTAATGTTAGAGCCGAGAGGCCCAAGTTTTGTTAGTGCGAGAGAACGGCATGAAGCTGGGGATTGGAGATTTATGAATTTATCACCAGTGCacagttttgaaaaaatttag